The genomic interval TTAGGAAAGATTATATTATTCTCACTATGAAAACAATTAATAATGAAACCAAAGAATATCAAACGAGAAAACGGGTATTTACAAGATATAGGAGAATGGGGAAGTTAACAGAATTACCAATAAAAACGTGGGAGGAGATTACTATTATTAAACATCTTGTTTTGGCCATATTTATCATCATGATGTCTGTATCCCTTTCTATAACTAATTCTATTAATGTGAAGGCGGCAGATTTATTAAATCATACAATCACTTTTAGTAATAAAACGGTTGTTAAAACACTATTTTATCCGTATCGAAACCCTGCTGGAGTGTTGGATCCATATCAAGCTAGAAGTTTACAAGGAATTGCTGTTGATGACAGTAATAATATGTATATCACCTATGCAACTGGGGATAAAACAACCTTTGGATACATTTACAAATATAGCCCTCAAGGCAAATTGATAAGAATGAGTTCCATGCTGACAACAGGTCATGCACAAGGAATTGCTTACAAGAATGGTTATTTATATTTATTAGTTAATATAACAGGGCAAACGTATAAGCTTCAAAAAGTAAATCCTACTACTTTAACCGTGCTTAAGACTTGGGATTTACCATCCATCGTTCATCCGAATGTGATAACTTTACTTAATTCGACTACAGCTGTAGGCGTATCAAAATCAGTTGATGGGAAGGGATATAATATCTATAAAATCAAATTAGGTGCTGATTCTACCACAACGATAAATTGGAACGAGAAAATTTATATCGATGGCTTGGTTGGGACATCAAGCAGTAAACCAATTCAAGGCTTTACTTATGGAAATGGTAAATACTATATTCTTTCAGATGGCGAATATATGAGCTTTGATAGTAATGGTAAAAATGTCAATCGAGTGAAATTGAATACAACTCGAGAGCCAGAAGGAATGGCGATTGATAAATCAGGAAAAATATTGATTCAATTTAATTATTATAATGAGGTTTTTAAGCAGCAATGAGGTTAGTCTAAAAAGTGGACACGTAAAAATGAGATTTAGGATATAATACAATCATCATTTAAAAGGACGTGTTCATATGGGAAAGCATCATTCAAAAGAGTATAAAGACTATGTTGTAAAGTTAATTGTGGAGGAAGGGAGGAAAGCTTCTGAAGTATCCTATGAACTTGAGTTATCACCTAAAACAGTAAGCCGTTGGGTCTCCGATTACAAGGCGAAAATAAGGGGTGGACAGAGTACGGAAAGTTATCTAACCCCTACCGAACTTGAAAAATTAAAAAAGCAACACGAGAAAGAATTACAAGCTTTGAAAGAGGAGAATGAAATCTTAAAAAAGGCCATGCACATCTTCACAAAAAACCAAGCGTGATTTATATATTTATCCTAGCCCACTCTGATGAACACGTAGTGGCGAAGATGTGCGAAGTGCTGAAAGTATCATCAAGTGGCTATTATAAATGGTTGAATAAGCAGGATCAGCTTCCATCTGAAAAAGAAGCCTATCGTCTAGAGATTAAGCAAAAAATCAGTAAATCTTTTCATGAGAGTTATGGTACGTATGGAAGTCCGAGAGTACATGCCGACTTAATGGAGTGGGGCTATACGATTTCCCAAAAGACTGTTGCACGCTTGATGAAAGAATTGGGGTTAACTGCGACGCCGAAAGAAAAATATATGGTGACGACTGATTCTAAACATGATCTCCCTATCTCTCCTAACTTGTTAAACCGTCAATTTAACGTGGAGAAACCCAATAAAGTATGGGTAACGGACATTACGTATATTTGGACGCTAGAAGGATGGGTTTATTTATCATTTGTTATGGACTTGTTTTCGCGGAAAATCGTTGGCTGGAGTCTTGCTCCCCACATGAAAAAAGAACTAACTATACAAGCATTAAATAGAGCGATTATCTCTAGGCAGCCAGGAAAAGGGGTAATTCACCATTCTGACCGAGGTTCTCAGTATTGTTCTAATGAATATATCAATATTTTAAAAGAGGAAGAAATGAAAATTAGTATGAGTCGAAAAGGGAATCCCTACGATAATGCTTGTATTGAATCGTTTCATGCTTCGATTAAGAAAGATTTTATTTATAGAAGGCGCTTTAAAACGAAGGAAGAAGCTATAAAAGCGATAAATCACTATATTAGTAGTTTTTATAATGAAAGGCGAAAGCACTCTACTCTGGGGAAACAATCACCGAATCAATTTGAGAGAAACAACTGGAAAGAGGAAGTTACCACTGTCTCATAATTTGGACATTCGGTGTTAGAAATGATCAGTCATGCCTTTCGAGTGATCATTTCTAACACCCCACCAAACGAAGTGCGGTAGTGTTTTTGGTTTTAAATGTCTCAAATTTTAGTGTCCACTTTCTTGACAGAAGACCAAAGGCATCCCATTTTGAGATGCCTTTTAATTGGAAGAAATAAGAGAGAATACATAAAATGTAGAGTACTGAGAGAGAAATGAAAAGGAAACTATTTTTGGCAAATCAATGGACATAGAAACAAATTTGGTATGAAGTGCTGTTTTGAGTACAAATTTTAATAAACTGTTCAATAAAATGCCCTCATCTGATAACAGCATATGGATCCGAGAGCTCTGATAATAGACGGAAAAATTCCGCTTATTTAGTAATTAATAAGAAAAAGGGCTGAAATAGACGGAGCGATTCCGGCTATTGGCTCGAAATCTTCATAAATAGGTGATTTTGCTGTGTAGAAGCGGAAAAGATTCCCTTATTTTCTCCAAAACCAGCTCCATTCTGCATTTAACCGGAAAAACTCCGCTAATTTTATTTTGCAGTTCTTCTATAAAGGAAAAAACACTCTATTTAAAAGAACGATGAACCATATCCCCTTTATACTCCTAATAAAGAAACTCCACAATTACTAAGACCGTTTCCCCTTTTTATCTACCAATAAAGATGCCAATACAATAGTCGATTCAGTGCATATTTAAAAATAGGAATCGTCTTTCATTTCCCCGGAAACCGCAAGATATAACAAAATACTATCTATTTCGCAAAAATAAATCTTAATGATTTGCATTTTGCTGGAATCATTATATTGCTGAGTAAAGAATACCATTTAGAATTGAATTTCCTATATGACCTTATTCAAAATCTATTCCTATTTCGAACCTGTGACCAGAATCAACAACTTCTAAGGTGGAATATAAAAGTGTGAATAAATGATATATAAATAGAATAAGGAGCAAAAATAGTCAAATAACTATTTTACCACCTATTGACAATAACCATTGACAAGTATTAAAATAGATTATAGAACGTTTGTTCGCGTTAGGGTGGTTTCACTCAAATTATTATAGTGAACAATAAAAAAGATATTCAAAACAAACTCTATTTAGTTAAAGAAGTTTAATAAAAGTACTATCAATAAAGAAAAATAAATATTTATACTCCATTAAATATTTTGAAAATATAATAAAATCCCTTCCTTGTTCCTACATATTTTGCTAAACTAATGAAGGGTATTTTTACATAATTAGTTTCCACAGATAAGAGGTGTATATGGTTTGAAAGTTTTTTTCGATTTG from Niallia sp. FSL W8-0635 carries:
- a CDS encoding transposase, producing MGKHHSKEYKDYVVKLIVEEGRKASEVSYELELSPKTVSRWVSDYKAKIRGGQSTESYLTPTELEKLKKQHEKELQALKEENEILKKAMHIFTKNQA
- a CDS encoding IS3 family transposase, producing the protein MIYIFILAHSDEHVVAKMCEVLKVSSSGYYKWLNKQDQLPSEKEAYRLEIKQKISKSFHESYGTYGSPRVHADLMEWGYTISQKTVARLMKELGLTATPKEKYMVTTDSKHDLPISPNLLNRQFNVEKPNKVWVTDITYIWTLEGWVYLSFVMDLFSRKIVGWSLAPHMKKELTIQALNRAIISRQPGKGVIHHSDRGSQYCSNEYINILKEEEMKISMSRKGNPYDNACIESFHASIKKDFIYRRRFKTKEEAIKAINHYISSFYNERRKHSTLGKQSPNQFERNNWKEEVTTVS